DNA from Cynocephalus volans isolate mCynVol1 chromosome 2, mCynVol1.pri, whole genome shotgun sequence:
GCTATTATTACTCTGCTATCTCCAATCTAAAGAAACTGACGCTCTGAAAGGCTAATAATTTGCTCGAGGTAATACAGTGGggaaatggaatagagaaccgCGCTCTTGGATTCTAAACCCTGTACTCATCCTGCTGCGCTCACCTCCTCTCTCGCTGCGGCTCCGCTCTTCTACCTCTTGGAAATGCAGGCTGTGGGATGTCCCCGTGTCTCTCTAACTTCTTGCCTTCTGCACTGAAGCTTTCAAAGCCTGCCTGTTGGGCGTTGACTGGTTTCCTGACTAACAAGGCCGGCCATCTTCAGCCTCACCCTTCCTCCTAGGGCAGAATGTGTTCTCCAGTCCCAGCATATTCTGGAAGAGAAGGCAGGAATCATCTGGGCCAacacccatttttcagatgagaaccATGCTCAGAATGGGATTTCCTTTGACCGTcggccctttctttttttctcttcaccatAGTGGGAGAACTTGATTGAGAGAGGATGCTGAGTCTCTGGGTGCTACAGGCCTCGCAGTCACAGCCAAGTCCACAGTGGGCACTTTGGCTCCACCTGCTAGAAGTGCACCTTTGGGGAGCAGGGGAAGGGTGTAGGAAGGACTTGGCCCTCCTCTCAGGAGTCACCTGCCTTGGCCCACATCCTCCCAAGCTCTGGCTCATTTCCTGTGCTCAGGAAACTCCCCAGATTTGGCTCTTGGGCAGGGAGGCCTGAGCTGGAGGAACAGGAATTCTAACAAGTCTGATTAGGGACCGAGATGGCTTCTTGTCTCACCTTCCCTTGATTGTGACGTGGGTGTTAGAAAGAGAGATCTCTCATTGTGAAAGACACATGGATGTCCCCTGGTAAGATCCAGACCCAGCTCTACCACTACGTGTATGTGTGACTCAAGTGAGTCCTGCTTCTcagggactcagtttccccagctaaAAGTAAGAGAGTTAGACTGTCTGCTTTCTAAGGGCTCTTGCAGCTCTGTTGTTCCATGTTTCTGTGTCATGGAAGAAAAGCCCAAACTGCCCTTAATCTGTTCCACTAAGACACCACTCTGTAGATGCACCAAAGCCACAGCTGCCTGATCTCAGACTTTGGGGCCCTTCTAGGCACTGGCTGAGAGTTCTAGCTTGGTCTGAAGAGAAGTGCCTGGCCCATTACATTCTCTGCACAGGAACCTGGGCCTTTGTGAAACACAGCTTGAAAAAGACCTTCTACCTCCAGAGGgcacaaactcaaatgcctacagAAGCCAAGCACAGAACAAACGTGACTGAAGGGAGCTGGGTAAGGGCTCTGGGGAGTTGCACAGCACGTGTCCTAAGTGGGCAGCCGCTGCTCAGCCACAGCCAATTCTTGCCTTATGGGAGGGCTTGCTCAGTGAGGTTAGCAGGTCTTCTAATTTAAAAGTATAGCGCCAAATCTTAATTTTCGTGGGAAATCCCTCAAGTCTTAAATGTTGGTAAtgaatccatattttaaaatacatcttaGGAGGCCAGATGAAGTCCCTccatctctttctcctcccctcacctTGCTGCCTGTTttattgggggtgggagggttaAGAGCTTTGGCCTCAGCATCAGAAGACCTTGAGGTCCAATTGCAGCTTTACCACTTAACTACCAATGTAGCTTTAGGCATGTTCCTGAACTTacggggcctcagtttcttcagctaaAAACCTGGAAATGATCATTGTGCCTGTTTCGAAGAGTGGTTACTAGAAATCCTCATGGAAAACCCCAGATCAGAGGACCATGCGAGGAGTAGTTCTGGAGGATGATTGGAGAGTCTTTGCACTGTGTCATGGAAGTTATGTAGTTCTTCAGACTGAGGGTCTTACCTTGTGCCCACATTTGTTCTATTGTCCTTGATGTTTGTGCCAGAAAGTTCTGGGGCATGAGGGCTGATTCAGGCTCTTGGGGACTCTAGAACTTGGAGAGCGTGCTAGACAGAGTTTATAAGGGTTGGCAGGGACACCAATCCCTCTTATCCTGAAGGGGGCCCCAACCACTGGCCATAGCACCAGAGATCTCAGAAGCAAGGCCTGAGAATGGTCAGTTCCAACAAACAAGAGGTTCACCACTTGGTCACCTTCAGTCCTAGAAGGCGCTTGTGGACTCCAGCCCCACTCCCTCAGGCTGCCTATCAGCAGTCTTCCACAGCAGCTTGAGCTCATGCAAATAAAGATCCTAGCCTGAGCAGGCACTCAGTGAATGTTGGCTATTATTCTGAGGTTGGGGCACAGGGTGTCAGGGGAGCCCTGCAGTAGCCAAAGCATGAGGTCTGTAACAGTGGCCAATTCCAACATGTTTAAAATGTGCTAATGTCCCCAGTGTGACTCTCTCACCATGGCCTTCCTATCCAGGTTCCCTGGTCAGCCTTTACTGCTCCTCCCAAGAAGTCCTGTGCCAGATCATCGGTGGCCTCCACCGCGAGGTGCCCAGCAATGCCACCTCTACCAGCTGGCAGGAGAGAATCAGGCAGAAGTACGGCTTCTACATTGGCCTGGGCCTGGCCTTCCTGTCTACCTTCCTCATTGGCAGCAGCGTCATCCTCAAGAAGAAAGGCCTCCTGCGGCTTGTGGCCACGGGGGCCACTCGGGCTGGTAGGTTCCTGGGGACTGCAGAGGACCGGGCACAGGGTAGCTGAGCCCTCAGCTGGCTTCCCTTCACAGGGACCAGGGCTGCAGTCTGAAAGGATGGCCTCAGATGAGTACAAAAGGCTCATTGTCAATCCCATTGAGAATCCCACCTGCCAATGGGAGACCTTTCTTTGAAACCCACAATTTTCTGAGAACTTCATAATATGTCCAATAGGGTGAAGACAGGGAAAAGTCTCAGGACCAGGAATTAGATACTCCAGGTCTAGTCCTGGTTTTATTTCTTACCAGATGTGTCATCACAGGCAAGTTGCAACTTCTCTACAAAATGGGCATACAAACACCTCTTCCCAGAGCAATGTCAGACACATGTGCCCTCACTCTCAATCCAGCCGAGCTCCTTTACGAGCCACAAAAGAATTATTGAGTCTCTGTCCACAAGGGAATTGCTTGTTTGTAAGATAAGGTGTGTATCCATCAAACAATTCTTGAGAAAAGTGATCATGTGTaaaagaatttattcatttattcgttACCTATTgcatgcctgctgtgtgccagctgAGATGCTAGACATGGGGATACAGTGTGTTCGTGGAGTGTTCAATCCAGTGGGAGACACAGACAAGTCAGTAGGCAATTGTTTTATAGTGTAAGTGCCGTCATGGGGGAAATACAGACTGCTATGGGAATGCTTTGGAGGGGTATGTAAAGGCCAGACTTGGGGGGGTAGGTTTTCTCTAAGAGGTGATCTCTTAACTGAGACCTAAATGATGAGGAGATAGCGAGatggaggggaaagaggaaggcagtgttccaggcagaaggaacagcatgtgcaaaggctcagaggtgaGAACATGAATGACATAGAAACCAAAAGTAGTTCAGGATGGCTGGAGCATGGAGGGGTAAAAGATGAGGTAGGGGCCACCTCATGGAGGGTCTTGTAAACTGTAGGCAGGGGAGTGACACAATCTGATTTACGGTTTGAAAAGATCCCTGGTTGCCAGATGGAGAATGGATTAGGGGACAAGGCTGGAGGCTGGAAGACCAATTAGGTGAGTGAGAGGACAGCCCTTGGGCCTGGGAAATGGCAGTGGGAATGGAGACAAGCAGTGAATTCCAGAGTCAGTCTCTGAAAGTAGAACTTGCTGGCTTTGATGCTGACTAGTTTCAAAATGAGGGTCAAAAAAGGAGTAAAGGATGACTCAGGTTTGTGACTTGAGCAGCTGTGGAGGTGCTGATGCTATTTTCTGAGATGAAGAATACAGAAGGAGGAATGGGCTTATGGGAAAATGATATGTTCAGGTTTGGACACGTTCAATTTAATGCTTCTGTGGGACATTGCACTTTAGAAGCAGACTATTGGGGTTCCCGTTCCAGCTCCTCAATTCCTGGTGATGCAATTCTGGGCAAGAAAATTATTTGTTctggtgcctcagttttctcatctgtaaaagggggataaGAATAGTTCCAGCCTTGAGGGTTATTGAGAAGACAGGTAACATGTTTAGAAAGATGCCAGGCAAAGAATAAGCACTAGTGTTGGTATTAGCATTATCTAAGCAGGGGGGCCTGGCAGTTAGATACACAGCGCTAGAGCCCACATGTGCTCCCAGATGGGGAGCTGTGGGGTGTGGGCATGAAGTCAGGAGCAGTGGTCACTGCTACCCTAAACTTCACCTATGGCAAGAGTTTGAAAGGCCAGAGACCTCCCAAAGTGCCAGGAAAATTTCTGCTTGTGCTCAGGGAAGATCAGGCAAAGTAGACCATTCAGAAAGACAACTTGCCTAGAATCTGTTTTGTCTTCCCATCTGCTATTTCAGTATCTTCTGAAATGTCAGACCTTAGAGTAAAATGCTCTCAGAGTTCTTAACATTTATGGGAGATTCTGACTCCCTTAGGAATCTGGCGAAAGCAAGAGGcctcttccttagaaaaatgggCATTCACAAAAAGCAACATAGGATTTTTGGATTTTCACAGAACTGTCTAAatctcatctatctatctgtctacatcatcatcatcatcatcacccttGTAGCTAATATTATTGACTATTGACTATGTACCAGGCTCTGAACAAAGCAGACATAATTCCTGGCTTTGTGGAGCTTCCATTTTCATGGGGAAAATAccagaaaataagcaaatcaaCTCAAATTATAAATGATAAGTGCCATGAAGGAGAAGAAGGGTGTTATGAAAGAGAATCCCACGGGCAATAAATAGAGATAGGacaaaaagagaaaggacatcTCAGGGGAAGCAACATTCAAACAGAAACCTGCAGAGTGAGTACAGATTTAGGGGAATATTGGTAGGAGGAGTATTCTGGACACAGGaaaaagcatgtgcaaaggccttggGACAGAAAAGAGctaatcattttaaaagaaaggagaagagtgACAGGAGATACGTTTGGAGCGGTGAGCAGTGCCAAGACTATGCATGGTCTTGTCAAGGATTCTGGTCTTTATCCTAAGAGCAATTGGAAGCCATTGGCCAGCTGCAAGCTGAGGAGTGACATAATCTGATTTGCATCCTTAGAAGACCACTGGCTGCCATGAGAAAGATGGATTACCAAAGGGACAAGAGCAGAGCCAGAGTAACCAGGAAGGAGGCCATTGCCTCAACCTGGACCAAAGGTGACAGTGCCTTGGAgtagggtggtggcagtggagtgGTCACGTGTGAGAAGGGTTTTGGAGACAGAAGCAGCAGGATGTACTGGATGCAGAGGGAGGGGGTAAGAGAGGGGTCAAAGGTGATTCCCTGGTTTCTGGCCTAAGCAACTAGgtacatggaggtgctgtttacTGAATTTCATTTGGCGAGTGGGTGGGAAGCATTTAAAATCCAGAGTTCCATTTAGGTTAGAGATCAAGATGCCTGAGAGATCCAAGAGGAGAGGTCAAGTGAGCAGTTGGTTCAGAAGAAATGTCCAGGGTACAGATACGAAACACCATGATGGTGTTTCAAACTTTGGGAATGGATGAACTCACCCAGGAGATGGCCCAGAACCAGGCTGTGACTTGGAGATCAGGGAATGAAGGTAAAGTTGGGGATGATGCCTGAGAAAGTGGGGCCCAGCTCTAACTTTTGTCCTTCCCTTCCACAGTGGACGGAGGCTATGGCTACCTGAAGGATGCAATGTGGTGGGCTGGATTCCTCACCAGTAAGTGGGTTCTTTGCTGCTAATAACAGCAGCCTGTTGACAGCACGGAGTGGGTGGGGCGTTTTTGTCTCTATTGCGGACAGTATGAATCTGAGGCCCAGATTCCTAGGGAAAAACCCTGATAAAACATTTGCAGGTAGAACATCTTACTTTCATCTCAGATCACTTTTTCAAACCAAAGCCGGTCTTTATCCTTGAAGCATGTACCCACAGAGATGTTTGTCTAGGGATGGTAATGATAAAGGTACATTTTCTCAACTACCTGTTGAAACGTAGGGTGATAATATCACTGCCTGTTAGCAGTGGACTCTTGGACTTCTAAACGGTAGAATCTGAGATTCCTAAACCAACTTCCCCATTCTACAGGCAATTAATTTATAATCCCCTAAGTCAGGTTTTGATCCCTGCCTTAGCCAGGGCTATCACAGTCATCATCTGCTTTCAAAGGGGACACCCAGGTCATTCTCTAccagcagagagacagaaaagcacTTGCAGAAGTTTGCAAACTAGAAAGTCAGATGGGAAGAACTTAGGCCCCTTGGGAATGTCAGACTTTTCTAACCACCTGCCCGTTGGTCAAGACTGCACACAATTCCCTTCCTTAGGAAAGGGGAGTCCAAAGAACAATTGGTATCCAAGGAATCAATAAATGTAGCTGTTTCTATTTGATAATTAATGCTCTAGAACTTACCTTAAATATATAGACCAAAACATTGGCAGTCCCTGAGACAAACGTATCTGTGCCTGGACTAGAAGCCAAATCTTGTTCTTGAAGAACAAGAAGGCTTCAACCCACAAAAATttcatgtgaccttgggcactgGACCTTAGCTTtgccatctttaaaatggaaggATTTGACCAGGAAAGTCTGGGACTGCCCTTTTGATCAGACTCTCCGGGGCAAGAGCATAAGAATCAGGATTTTAAGGAATGCTGGTCTGGGATTCTGTGGGTGGTTGAACACTCAATGAAGCCATGTCTGCCCAGACTCTTCTGGAATGGAGATGGTGCATCTGTCCAACACTagcctcttttctcttttaatttcctaGTGGCTGCTGGAGAAGTTGCCAACTTCGGGGCCTATGCATTTGCACCTGCGACAGTTGTCACACCTCTGGGCGCGCTCAGTGTCCTCATAAGGTTATCGTCACTTTTCTAGCCATCTCTGGCTCCTTCCTGCTTTCAGTTTCTTGCAGCCTGGAATTGCCAAGTGGGGTCAACTGCCAGTCAGCAATCAGGGACCTGGGTTTGTCCCAGCCCCCAGAAAGAGGCAGTGTGCCGTTCAGTGCTCTGGACACTGGGGTTGTTTGCTGCCACTTACCTCAGCATCCCCTCGACTGACTGGACAATAGAGGGGCAGGACACACCCGAACCAGTGGGAAAGGCTTCCACTGCCACCAGGCTGAATGTCTTATGTCGATATTTTGGTGCCCCTATAAGAGAAGCCTACAAGTTAAGAACATGAGCCCTAGAATAACACTACCTAAGTTCTAATCCTTGCTCtaatgggcaagtcacttaaccactttaagactcagtttcctcatctgaaaaatggttACGCTAATAACTCCTACCTTGAGGAATTGTTctgaggactgaatgagataatgcacagaAGATGCATAGTACTGGCACCAAACAATAACCATGTCTTTCCTATATTGAGGGGCTTACTATGTGCTAAACGTTCTAAATGTAttccatgtattaactcatttaatcctcagagcaTCCCTCCCTGAGGCcaagagaggttaagcaacttggccaaggtcaccaGATTCCATGTGGCCAGGCCAGGATTCCAACACAGGCATCTAATTCCAGAGTCCAGGTGTTTAACCACTAAGCTATGTGACCCCTCAAGTAAACACTTAATGAATGTTTGATAGCTTGTAAAATAATTGATACCAAATGTGTGTGCTTCCTGCTGTCCCCAGTCCTCCTGAACTATGAACACAGAGCTGGTTCCTACATGGGGGTCCTGAAGCCCATTTGAAGGAGGCTCTGATTGTTGGCCTAACCCTGGAACCCTTGTAGGTCCCAGCTAACCACACCCAGTATCCAtaatttcctctgttttcttttaccGTCTTGATGACAGTTTTGCAACATGTATGcagtcaaaaacaaacaaatagaaccATGACTCACTCTGCACAACGGGACTATCTGATTTTGCAGCTGACGTAGTTGTGATACCACTATGGCATATCTGATTAGTTTACAAATTCCCACCCACAGGAAGTTGTGAGAGGCAAGGAGTTCTCCAGAGTGTGACTCCTGCCTGTGCAAATGCCACCAGACTCTTATGAACGGGATATTGTGGATAAAATGTTTTTGGTAGTTTTAGAGGAGAGATAGGAGACAAAGGAGCTTAGACTTCAATCTCCTCTCTCTTGACACCTAGAACCAGGACTTTTCAAGCTAATTGGGTCCCAcgacagccaactgatttttaccCTAAATTAACGCCAACTTTGTAGAGAAACTGAAGCATGCCCCAGCTTGCCCAGTTTCCTCACCCTTTCCTCTCACCTTTTCTGGCTCATCTAGATGTGAGGGGAACAGAAATCATGTCACCGAGAAACAGCAAGGAACTGGAGGTATTTTTCccagaaaagagaagactcagagaagTCACAAGGATCCTCTTCAGTGAGGTGTATTGGAAAACCCATTGGCTTTATAATAAACAAGCCAAAGCTGAAAGCCACCTGTCAGCAATGCAAAGAGATGGTGTGTTCATTGGGTAGGAAGGTAGACAAGAGCACTTTGAAGGGCTCTCATAACTCTGCTGTCTGAGGATATTTCCAGTCTCTGAAAGAAACGCACCTGCATTTCTATTTCTCCAGCACACTTGGCAGCCTGCTCAGAAATGAGTTTCTATTTCACAAGTTTTTGTGGGTCTAGAAAAGTTTCCCCATGAGAGAGCAGGACTCTGGTCTGTAGTTCTGTGTGAGTGCTCGCCCAGCCCCTGTTTTCCTTTGAGACGCTGGGGCAGGCATGGTGCTCTAATCCCTTTCTCCCATCTCCACGTGCAGTGCAATCCTCTCCTCGTATTTCCTGGGAGAGAGTCTGAACCTGCTGGGGAAGCTGGGCTGCACGATCTGTGTGGCCGGCAGCACAGTGATGGTGATCCACGCCCCTGAGGAAGAGAAAGTCACCACCATCATGGAGATGGCTTCCAAGATGAAAGACACAGGTGGGCTGCAAACACCCGGGGAGCAGGGAACATGGGGATGAACCCTGTGGGAGGTGCTGCCTTCTGGAGCAGAAGGCAAACTAAAGAAAGGCATTGGTGGGCTGGTACTTATCAGCAAGGCCAGCTTAAAACGTTCCTGGCCTGATATCTATGGACATCCTTTATTAAGCGTTTAtgatgtgccaggccctgttctgaaTGCTTAATATGCATGATCTCATTGAATCCCACCATACACCCCATGAGGAAGATCCTATTGCTGGTCCtctttgacagatgaggaaactgaggtcttgGGGGTTTCATAAGTTACCCAGGTTATTAAAAGGTTGTGAAGCTAGGACTTCACCATGTTTTCTGACTCTAGAGCCCACGTTCTTAATGCTGTGGGTCGGGGCCCTAGATGCTGACTGCACCCTCCTTGGCTGAGGtgacctctctccctcccctcccgaAGGGTTCATCGTGTTTGCTGTGCTCCTGCTGGTGTCCTGTCTCATCCTCATCTTTGTCATCGCCCCACGTTATGGGCAAAGGAATATCCTCATTTACATCATCATCTGCTCCGTAATCGGGGCCTTCTCCGTGACTGCCGTCAAGGGTCTGGGCATCACCATTAGGAACTTCTTCCAGGGGTTGCCCGTCGTGCGGCACCCCCTCCCCTACATCCTGTCCCTCATCCTGGCACTTACCCTCAGCACTCAGGTCAACTTCCTCAACAGGGCACTGGACATTTTTAATACCTCCCTGGTGTTCCCCATCTACTACGTGTTCTTCACCACGGTGGTCCTGACCTCTTCCATCATCCTCTTCAAGGAGTGGTACAGCATGTCTGCCGTGGACATTGTGGGCACCCTCTCTGGCTTTGTCACCATTATCCTGGGGGTGTTCATGCTTCATGCTTTCAAAGACCTGGATGTTGGCCAGACCAGCTTGCCCCACATGCACAAAAACCCAACCCCAACTCCCACCCCACAGCCCACTGTCATTAGACTGGAAGACAAGAATGTCCTTGTGGACAACATAGAACTTGCTGGCACCCCTTCACCAGAAGAGAAGCCCAAAGTATTTATAATCCATTCTTAAAGCTTGGAATGACTGAGGGAGGGGATGAGCCCACCGGTGCAGCCTGACCTCTCAGTTTCAAAACTATCTGGTTATTTTCAGCACCACTTGTTACCAGTGGGCTCTCTTTTCTTGAGATGTTTATTTATACCTCATCATGTTTCCAGGAGAAAAATCCCTACCCAGTGAGCAGTGGTGGTAGAACTTTCTGGAAACATAGCCTCAATGACCAAATACCCTAGTTTACATGGGTGCAGCAGGTCCCCCAGACCTCCCTTCCCACTGGTTCCATCAGTGCCATCTCTGTGTTGTTGGGAAGAAGATAGAATTTGACCTGTTGAATGTAGCACAGTCCAAGAACTTCCCTGAGATCCTGGCCATCAGGAAATCTTAGCACCAATTTTTCTTCCTGAGACTGAATCTCCATTCCTTAGCCCAAGAATGAAATACAGCTGGCTcccagaggcccagagagcaATGTGCCATGCCTCCCCATCCAGAGATGACAGGGACACAATGTAAAATGTCATGTTGCTTTTGCTGCTTCCTCTTCGGAGACAGAAGCAAGAACTCGGTTGACCTTCTTACTGTGAAAGCCACCTGATGTCTCAGGAACTATTTCAACCAGCACATTCCCCGAGCACTCTGGCCTGATGGTCAGCAGCTTGGTGTCTATTCACTCCAGCACCACCCCCACATCCCCACCCCTCTGCTCTCTACTACGTCCTAAGGAGCAGTCACTGAGACATGCAGGCAATGATCTTAGAACTCAAATCAAAACGACAGCAGCAAAAGATGCCTCGCAGCCAAGCCCTGCTGGCCAAACCCAGTGTCTCATTTTGCTTTGCTCTGGGACAAGAACAGCAATTGTTCTTCTCTTAAAAGTGGCCTGGCTGTCAAGCTAAAGGTCGGCAGAATGCACTTTCCTTTTCCTCAAGGAGTCAACCAAAATATGACTTGGGGAGGTGAGGGGATGTGAGTAGCAAAGTCAGGATTTGGCAGAAAACAGTCACATCCTCTCTGGGAATTGGAAGGTAACTTTTGTGTTTACTCTGGTGCTCAACCAGGAAGCCAGGCGAAAAGGGCTCCAAGATAATTTCTGGGCTGCCACCCTAAAGTCTTGGTCAGTGGGATGAGCTCTGAATTTCAGTGAccaagtgggggggggggcgtgtgCAGGATTGGCACCAGGTGCATTCTGGCTGTTGACCAGATTGCCAACTAGTCCCTATCTCTGCTGGAGAGCTGCCCACACTGGGAAGCAGCAGGACATGACTGCTCGAGCACCACCTGCTATGGGACTGCCTTTGGTCCCCTCACATTTGGCCAGAGGCATCCACAAAACAAGAGCAGCTGGAGAGAGAGAATTAATATTCCTTCCCTTCCCATCTTCATTCTAGCTGCAAAAGTGTGGGGATTGG
Protein-coding regions in this window:
- the NIPAL4 gene encoding magnesium transporter NIPA4 isoform X2, translated to MELRVGNSSCENGSLVSLYCSSQEVLCQIIGGLHREVPSNATSTSWQERIRQKYGFYIGLGLAFLSTFLIGSSVILKKKGLLRLVATGATRAVDGGYGYLKDAMWWAGFLTMAAGEVANFGAYAFAPATVVTPLGALSVLISAILSSYFLGESLNLLGKLGCTICVAGSTVMVIHAPEEEKVTTIMEMASKMKDTGFIVFAVLLLVSCLILIFVIAPRYGQRNILIYIIICSVIGAFSVTAVKGLGITIRNFFQGLPVVRHPLPYILSLILALTLSTQVNFLNRALDIFNTSLVFPIYYVFFTTVVLTSSIILFKEWYSMSAVDIVGTLSGFVTIILGVFMLHAFKDLDVGQTSLPHMHKNPTPTPTPQPTVIRLEDKNVLVDNIELAGTPSPEEKPKVFIIHS
- the NIPAL4 gene encoding magnesium transporter NIPA4 isoform X1 — protein: MELRVGNSSCENGSLVSLYCSSQEVLCQIIGGLHREVPSNATSTSWQERIRQKYGFYIGLGLAFLSTFLIGSSVILKKKGLLRLVATGATRAVAAGEVANFGAYAFAPATVVTPLGALSVLISAILSSYFLGESLNLLGKLGCTICVAGSTVMVIHAPEEEKVTTIMEMASKMKDTGFIVFAVLLLVSCLILIFVIAPRYGQRNILIYIIICSVIGAFSVTAVKGLGITIRNFFQGLPVVRHPLPYILSLILALTLSTQVNFLNRALDIFNTSLVFPIYYVFFTTVVLTSSIILFKEWYSMSAVDIVGTLSGFVTIILGVFMLHAFKDLDVGQTSLPHMHKNPTPTPTPQPTVIRLEDKNVLVDNIELAGTPSPEEKPKVFIIHS